Proteins co-encoded in one Kutzneria chonburiensis genomic window:
- a CDS encoding TetR/AcrR family transcriptional regulator C-terminal domain-containing protein, translating into MPAHPRRLDHVQRHRPGRAGHHRARRRGLFSQAEAMLGLLRASGLPDPQVAVAFDVLSLYVTAYAVEANAVRSGQFSEAEIAERTRQLGQYMAALPPDRFPALLALGPLLGSGDRFAAALDLIIAGIEALAARASEISQSQ; encoded by the coding sequence CTGCCGGCACACCCTCGACGCCTTGATCACGTACAACGGCATCGCCCAGGTCGCGCTGGCCACCATCGTGCCCGCCGGCGAGGCCTCTTCTCCCAGGCCGAGGCCATGCTCGGCCTCCTTCGCGCCTCCGGCCTCCCCGACCCCCAGGTCGCCGTCGCCTTCGACGTGCTCAGCCTCTACGTCACCGCCTACGCCGTCGAGGCCAACGCCGTGCGCTCCGGGCAGTTCAGCGAGGCCGAGATCGCCGAACGCACCCGCCAGCTCGGCCAGTACATGGCCGCCCTGCCGCCCGACCGCTTCCCCGCCCTCCTCGCCCTCGGCCCCTTGTTGGGCTCCGGCGACCGCTTCGCGGCGGCGCTGGACCTGATCATCGCCGGCATCGAAGCCCTGGCGGCGCGAGCGTCAGAGATCAGCCAGAGCCAGTAG
- a CDS encoding NADAR family protein, with translation MGSFDKTYRVVDGQRIEGVMRPAFINNGGRYFLTNLRIYADGMVDCWGHCTLEEFADKVRKGWVATVLPDGAQASALHVGHWTMSEPGGWVDADGLIGEVADEIDTLAGRPDSTKRCLATVDEYLAEPTEENRKRITEAYQAIPEHLRMYALGDMDRKDRPLQALAFDQGEEARQHAIAYFAQQRQIKETYETKVPADGPDTSERSTITIRGTVYPKGWPTDPGFEVLQNKFPAPITVGDATYPTVIHAYWALSTSDDEQRQLIAEAENPYQAQKLAEAVPRRPGWADARLAVMTGLLRAKYRQHPQLAKVLLSTGDATLVSNEYAFSGFWGPNGRHWVARLLEVVRSELAAERITPMPPTPR, from the coding sequence GTGGGGAGCTTCGACAAGACGTACCGGGTTGTGGACGGCCAGCGGATCGAGGGGGTGATGCGGCCGGCGTTCATCAACAACGGCGGCCGCTACTTCCTGACCAACCTGAGGATCTACGCGGACGGCATGGTCGACTGCTGGGGCCACTGCACCCTGGAGGAGTTCGCGGACAAGGTCCGCAAGGGCTGGGTGGCGACGGTGCTGCCGGACGGCGCGCAGGCCTCGGCCCTGCACGTCGGGCACTGGACGATGTCCGAACCCGGCGGCTGGGTGGACGCGGACGGGCTGATCGGCGAGGTGGCGGACGAGATCGACACGCTGGCGGGTCGGCCGGACTCGACGAAACGCTGCCTGGCCACGGTGGACGAGTACCTGGCCGAGCCGACGGAGGAGAACCGGAAGCGGATAACCGAGGCGTACCAAGCGATCCCGGAGCACCTGAGGATGTACGCCCTGGGGGACATGGACCGCAAGGACCGGCCGCTGCAAGCGCTGGCCTTCGATCAAGGTGAAGAGGCACGGCAGCACGCCATCGCCTACTTCGCCCAACAGCGCCAGATCAAGGAGACGTACGAGACCAAGGTGCCGGCGGATGGTCCGGACACCTCGGAACGGTCGACGATCACGATCCGCGGCACGGTCTACCCGAAGGGATGGCCCACAGATCCGGGATTCGAGGTGCTGCAGAACAAGTTCCCCGCGCCGATCACGGTCGGCGACGCCACCTATCCGACCGTGATCCACGCGTACTGGGCGCTGAGCACCTCTGACGACGAGCAGCGCCAGCTGATCGCGGAAGCCGAAAACCCTTACCAGGCGCAGAAGCTGGCCGAAGCCGTGCCTCGGCGCCCAGGCTGGGCCGACGCTCGGCTGGCGGTGATGACCGGCCTGCTGCGGGCGAAGTACCGACAACACCCGCAGCTGGCCAAGGTCCTACTGTCCACAGGGGACGCCACCCTGGTGTCGAACGAATACGCATTCTCCGGATTCTGGGGCCCGAACGGCCGGCACTGGGTGGCGCGCCTGCTGGAGGTCGTCCGGTCGGAACTGGCGGCCGAACGCATCACACCGATGCCACCCACTCCTCGATGA
- a CDS encoding DUF885 domain-containing protein, which yields MSAVTDLADNLFDLLIERFPFAASFMGIPGHDDRLTDFGTAAEQRFLAAVTAIADQARAVPDEGLSPSDRLTKRTIVHEASGMAAQIEGRYVEFTVSNLMLTPVAGMLTSLLDVPLSEDFPRRLAAVPSVLETIAQRQRAGLADGLTPVAHLVQQAIDYLDQTSMDAFIRSEACRVVVMEQVAPAIKAYRDFLAAEMLPRGRDTSNAGLCWLPGGDERYAALARQHTTTALTPDELHQIGLDVIDGLAREYVDLGTAVFGVGDLQEIFRRLRDDPSLRWSTAEEMVAAAEVAVHRAEAAAPAWFRRLPATACAVMPYPPSVPASTPPAYRHGSLDGSRPGTYYVNTAVPEESVRYKNEVTSFHEAVPGHHFEVTNAESRTELPMLRRTGSVTAYREGWALYSERLADEMGLYSDDLSRLGMLMMDSTRAGRLVADTGLHAKGWSRQQAMDYLLANTPMAPHHVVSEVDRYLAAPGQALAYMVGRLEIQRLRRDAEARLGSRFDIRDFHEAVLGEGPVPLSVLAELIEEWVASV from the coding sequence ATGTCAGCAGTCACCGACCTCGCCGACAACCTCTTCGACCTGCTGATCGAGCGGTTCCCGTTCGCCGCGAGCTTCATGGGCATACCCGGACACGACGACCGGCTCACCGACTTCGGCACGGCCGCCGAGCAGCGCTTCCTCGCCGCCGTCACGGCCATCGCCGACCAGGCCCGGGCCGTGCCGGACGAGGGGCTGAGCCCGTCCGACCGGCTCACCAAGCGGACCATCGTGCACGAGGCCTCGGGGATGGCGGCCCAGATCGAGGGCCGCTACGTCGAGTTCACGGTCAGCAACCTGATGCTGACGCCGGTGGCCGGAATGCTCACGTCGCTGCTCGACGTGCCGCTGAGCGAGGACTTCCCGCGGCGGCTGGCCGCGGTGCCGTCCGTGCTGGAGACCATCGCGCAGCGGCAGCGGGCCGGGCTGGCCGACGGGCTGACCCCGGTGGCGCATCTCGTGCAGCAGGCCATCGACTACCTCGATCAGACCTCTATGGACGCTTTCATCCGGTCGGAAGCGTGCCGCGTGGTCGTCATGGAGCAGGTGGCGCCGGCGATCAAGGCGTACCGGGATTTCCTCGCCGCCGAGATGCTGCCGCGCGGCCGCGACACCTCGAACGCCGGGCTGTGTTGGCTGCCCGGTGGCGACGAGCGCTACGCGGCCCTCGCCCGTCAGCACACCACCACCGCGTTGACGCCCGACGAGCTGCACCAGATCGGGCTGGACGTGATCGACGGGCTCGCCCGTGAATACGTCGACCTGGGGACGGCTGTGTTCGGGGTTGGCGACCTCCAGGAGATCTTCCGTCGGCTGCGGGACGACCCGTCGCTGCGGTGGTCCACGGCGGAGGAGATGGTCGCCGCCGCCGAGGTCGCCGTGCATCGGGCCGAGGCCGCCGCACCAGCTTGGTTCCGGCGGCTGCCGGCCACGGCGTGCGCCGTGATGCCGTATCCGCCGTCCGTGCCGGCTTCGACGCCGCCGGCCTACCGGCACGGCTCCCTCGACGGCTCGCGGCCCGGCACGTACTACGTCAACACCGCGGTGCCCGAGGAGTCCGTGCGATACAAGAACGAGGTCACTTCGTTCCACGAAGCCGTGCCCGGGCACCACTTCGAGGTGACCAACGCCGAGTCGCGCACCGAGCTGCCCATGCTGCGGCGCACCGGCTCCGTCACCGCGTACCGCGAGGGTTGGGCGCTGTACTCGGAGCGGCTGGCCGACGAGATGGGCCTGTACTCCGACGACCTGTCCCGGCTCGGCATGCTGATGATGGACTCCACCCGGGCCGGCCGGCTCGTCGCCGACACCGGCCTGCACGCCAAGGGCTGGTCGCGGCAGCAGGCCATGGACTACCTGCTGGCCAACACCCCGATGGCACCCCACCACGTGGTGTCCGAAGTGGACCGTTACCTGGCCGCTCCCGGGCAGGCGTTGGCGTACATGGTGGGGCGCTTGGAGATCCAGCGGCTGCGCCGGGACGCCGAGGCCCGGCTCGGCTCGAGGTTCGACATCCGTGACTTCCACGAGGCCGTGCTCGGCGAGGGCCCGGTGCCGCTGTCCGTGCTGGCCGAGCTCATCGAGGAGTGGGTGGCATCGGTGTGA
- a CDS encoding sugar ABC transporter ATP-binding protein has protein sequence MRIDLAEVSKSFGAVQALREVSLTLVPGRAHALLGENGAGKSTLIKVLAGVHRPDAGRLLLDGAPARFASPADAKAAGVAVIYQEPTLFGDLSVAENVAMGRHPTRRGGMVDTAAMREQAERLFERLGVDIDPRRPARGLSIADQQLVEIAKALSSDARVIVMDEPTAALSGAEVARLFGVVGALREHGAAVLFVSHRIDEVFELCQDATVLRDGGFVWSGPLDEQTPDGVVRLMVGRELAALFPKQDVVAGETVLSVRRLTREGVFTDVTFAVRAGEIVALAGLVGAGRSEIARAVFGVDRADAGEVLLRGKRIRAGSPGAAMAAGIGFVPEDRRQQGLVLAASIERNTALASLNRLSRFGFIRRSAERALARDWAVRLRLTFARLSDPVGVLSGGNQQKVVLAKWLARQPQVLIVDEPTRGIDVGAKAEVHRLLSELAAQGVAILMISSELPEVLGMADRVLVVREGRLVAEFGRAEADEERVVLAATGVAAG, from the coding sequence GTGCGGATCGACCTGGCGGAGGTGAGCAAGTCCTTCGGCGCGGTGCAGGCCCTGCGCGAGGTGTCGCTGACGCTCGTCCCGGGTCGGGCCCACGCGCTGCTGGGCGAGAACGGCGCCGGCAAGTCCACCCTGATCAAGGTGCTGGCCGGCGTGCACCGGCCGGATGCCGGTCGGCTGCTGCTGGACGGCGCGCCGGCCCGGTTCGCCTCGCCGGCCGACGCCAAGGCCGCCGGCGTGGCCGTCATCTACCAGGAGCCGACGCTGTTCGGCGACCTGTCCGTGGCCGAGAACGTCGCCATGGGGCGGCATCCGACCCGGCGCGGCGGCATGGTCGACACCGCCGCCATGCGCGAGCAGGCCGAGCGGCTGTTCGAGCGGCTGGGCGTGGACATCGACCCGCGCCGGCCGGCCCGTGGCCTGTCCATCGCCGACCAGCAGCTGGTGGAGATCGCCAAGGCCCTCAGCTCCGACGCCCGCGTGATCGTCATGGACGAGCCGACGGCGGCGCTGTCCGGCGCCGAGGTGGCGCGGCTGTTCGGCGTGGTCGGTGCGCTGCGGGAGCACGGCGCGGCGGTGCTGTTCGTGTCGCACCGCATCGACGAGGTCTTCGAGCTGTGCCAGGACGCGACCGTGCTGCGTGACGGCGGCTTCGTCTGGTCGGGTCCGCTGGACGAGCAGACGCCGGACGGGGTCGTGCGGCTGATGGTCGGCCGCGAGCTGGCTGCGCTGTTCCCCAAGCAGGACGTCGTCGCCGGTGAGACCGTGTTGTCGGTACGCAGGCTGACCCGGGAAGGCGTGTTCACGGACGTCACGTTCGCGGTCCGCGCCGGGGAGATCGTGGCGCTGGCCGGGCTGGTCGGGGCCGGACGCAGCGAGATCGCCCGTGCCGTGTTCGGCGTCGACCGGGCCGACGCGGGCGAGGTCCTGCTGCGGGGTAAGCGGATCCGTGCCGGCTCGCCCGGCGCGGCGATGGCCGCCGGCATCGGGTTCGTGCCCGAGGACCGGCGGCAACAAGGGCTCGTGCTGGCGGCGTCGATCGAGCGCAACACCGCCCTGGCCTCGCTGAACCGGTTGTCCCGCTTCGGCTTCATCCGCCGCTCGGCCGAGCGGGCGCTGGCCCGCGACTGGGCCGTCCGGCTCCGGCTGACCTTCGCCCGGCTCAGCGACCCGGTCGGCGTGCTGTCCGGCGGCAACCAGCAGAAGGTGGTGCTGGCCAAGTGGTTGGCCCGGCAGCCACAGGTGTTGATCGTGGACGAGCCGACCCGCGGTATCGACGTCGGCGCCAAGGCCGAGGTGCATCGGCTGCTGTCCGAGCTGGCGGCGCAGGGGGTGGCGATCCTGATGATCTCGTCCGAGCTGCCGGAGGTGCTGGGCATGGCCGACCGGGTGCTGGTCGTGCGGGAAGGCCGGCTGGTGGCCGAGTTCGGCCGGGCCGAGGCCGACGAGGAGCGGGTCGTGCTGGCGGCGACGGGGGTGGCGGCCGGATGA
- a CDS encoding ABC transporter permease, giving the protein MIRELGILIALAVVVAVTALVNTLFLSGQGIRDLLLNACLVALLTVGQTMVVITRNVDLSVGSVLGLSAFVTADTFAVNPVLAIVVGLVVGALCGLLNGVLVGLGRVPSLVVTLGTLSVFRGLDFMWAQGRQINAANLPDGFLALGSGSVLGLPYLVIITVLVLAVAALHLGSYRSGRELYAIGSNPEAAVLVGIPVGRRVFTTFLMSGTVAGLAGVLAVARYGTVDATVGTGLELQVISAVVVGGVAIFGGSGTVVGAALGALLLSTIGSALEVVHIAQFWQQAITGALLIAAIALDRSVALRVAARLRRQSRGVSA; this is encoded by the coding sequence ATGATCCGTGAGCTCGGCATTCTCATCGCGCTGGCCGTTGTCGTCGCCGTGACCGCTCTCGTGAACACGCTGTTCCTGAGCGGGCAGGGGATTCGGGACCTGCTGCTGAACGCCTGCCTGGTCGCGCTGCTGACCGTCGGCCAGACGATGGTCGTGATCACCCGCAACGTGGACCTGTCGGTCGGCTCGGTGCTCGGGCTGTCGGCCTTCGTCACGGCCGACACGTTCGCGGTCAACCCGGTGCTGGCCATCGTGGTGGGCCTGGTGGTCGGCGCGCTGTGTGGGCTGCTCAACGGGGTTCTGGTCGGACTGGGCCGGGTGCCGAGCCTGGTCGTCACGCTGGGCACGCTGAGCGTGTTCCGCGGGCTGGACTTCATGTGGGCGCAGGGCCGGCAGATCAACGCGGCCAACCTGCCGGACGGGTTCCTGGCGCTGGGCAGCGGCAGCGTGCTCGGCCTGCCGTACCTGGTGATCATCACGGTGCTCGTGCTGGCCGTCGCCGCGCTGCACCTGGGCAGTTACCGCAGCGGCCGCGAGCTGTACGCCATCGGCTCCAACCCGGAGGCGGCGGTGTTGGTCGGCATTCCCGTGGGGCGCAGGGTGTTCACGACTTTCCTGATGTCCGGCACGGTCGCCGGGCTGGCCGGCGTGTTGGCAGTGGCCCGTTACGGCACGGTCGACGCGACGGTCGGCACCGGCCTGGAGTTGCAGGTGATCTCCGCGGTCGTGGTCGGCGGCGTCGCGATCTTCGGCGGCAGCGGCACGGTCGTCGGGGCGGCGCTCGGGGCCTTGTTGTTGTCCACCATCGGAAGCGCGCTGGAGGTCGTGCACATCGCGCAGTTCTGGCAGCAGGCGATCACCGGCGCTCTGCTGATCGCCGCGATCGCGCTGGACCGGTCGGTCGCGCTGCGCGTGGCCGCGCGGCTGCGCCGGCAGTCGAGGGGAGTCAGCGCGTGA
- a CDS encoding ABC transporter permease: MKTLLRWESALFVLLVLVVVGGSAATGGSFLTDRGAFNVGSDLAVMALIALPLTLVIVAAEIDLSVASVLGLSSALIGVLWNDGWPLEAILPFVIVVGAVCGAVNGFLVTKLGLPSLAVTIGSLALYRGLAFVVLGDKAVADFPDSYTQFGTTPVPGTWIPYPIVLFVVLAVVFGLLLHATTFGRAVFAIGANEEAARFSGIRVKRTKFILFVLTGAVAALAGIVYTLRFASARADNGTGLELEVVTAVLLGGVSIFGGRGTIGGVVLATLVLGGLTDALILDDVATEVVTLVTGILLLASVFAPAVTHRPTRGTP, encoded by the coding sequence GTGAAGACCTTGCTGCGCTGGGAAAGCGCCCTCTTCGTGCTGCTGGTGCTGGTGGTCGTCGGCGGTTCGGCCGCGACGGGCGGCAGCTTCCTCACCGATCGCGGCGCGTTCAACGTGGGCAGCGACCTCGCGGTGATGGCGCTGATCGCGCTGCCGTTGACGCTGGTGATCGTGGCGGCCGAGATCGACCTGTCGGTGGCGTCGGTGCTGGGGCTGTCCAGCGCCCTGATCGGCGTGCTGTGGAACGACGGCTGGCCGCTGGAGGCGATCCTGCCGTTCGTGATCGTCGTCGGCGCGGTGTGCGGTGCGGTCAACGGGTTTCTGGTGACCAAGCTCGGCCTGCCGTCGCTGGCCGTGACCATCGGGTCGCTGGCCCTGTACCGGGGTCTGGCCTTCGTGGTGTTGGGGGACAAGGCCGTCGCCGATTTCCCCGACAGCTACACACAGTTCGGCACCACACCGGTGCCGGGAACCTGGATTCCGTACCCCATAGTGCTTTTTGTCGTGCTGGCCGTGGTCTTCGGACTGCTGTTGCACGCCACCACCTTCGGCCGCGCGGTGTTCGCCATCGGCGCCAACGAGGAAGCGGCGCGGTTCTCCGGCATCCGGGTCAAGCGGACCAAGTTCATCCTGTTCGTGCTGACGGGCGCGGTCGCCGCGCTCGCCGGCATCGTCTACACGCTGCGGTTCGCCAGTGCCCGGGCCGACAACGGCACCGGGCTGGAGCTGGAGGTGGTGACCGCGGTGCTGCTCGGCGGCGTGTCCATCTTCGGCGGCCGCGGCACGATCGGCGGTGTCGTGCTGGCCACGCTCGTGCTCGGCGGCCTGACCGACGCGCTCATCCTCGACGACGTCGCCACCGAGGTCGTCACGCTCGTGACCGGAATCCTGTTGCTGGCCAGCGTGTTCGCGCCGGCCGTCACCCATCGCCCGACGAGAGGCACACCATGA
- the rhaS gene encoding rhamnose ABC transporter substrate-binding protein, which translates to MIAIVAAALLLAGCGGTTKNNSGGDSGAGPTSGAADPNAPTAKDLKITFLPKQVNNPYFTVAQGGAEKAAAALGEQLKATGPSSADASSQVTYINTAAQQGQNALLLAANDSNAVAPALKAARKQGMKVVTFDSDAAPDARDVFINQASSQEIAAGQVKLISDAIGGAGEIAILSATANATNQNAWIAIMKQELAKPAYAKITLDEIAYGNDDDQTSFQKTQGLLQAHPDLKGIISPTTVGVAAAARYLDSSSYKGKVALTGLGTPNQMRKFLQDGTVGSIALWDPAQLGALATYAAVALASGQITGKQGEKFKAGELGEYTVGANGEVVLGPPLTFTKDNVDKYNF; encoded by the coding sequence ATGATCGCCATCGTCGCCGCCGCACTGCTGCTGGCCGGCTGCGGCGGCACCACCAAGAACAACTCGGGCGGCGACAGCGGCGCCGGGCCGACCTCCGGCGCCGCCGATCCGAATGCGCCGACGGCCAAGGATCTGAAGATCACGTTCCTGCCCAAGCAGGTCAACAATCCCTACTTCACGGTCGCGCAGGGCGGCGCCGAGAAGGCCGCGGCCGCGCTGGGCGAGCAGCTCAAGGCCACCGGGCCGTCCAGCGCCGACGCGTCTTCCCAGGTCACCTACATCAACACCGCCGCGCAACAGGGCCAGAACGCGCTTCTGTTGGCCGCCAACGACAGCAATGCCGTCGCGCCGGCACTCAAGGCTGCCCGCAAGCAGGGCATGAAGGTCGTGACCTTCGACTCGGACGCCGCCCCCGACGCCCGTGACGTGTTCATCAACCAGGCCTCGTCCCAGGAGATCGCCGCCGGCCAGGTGAAGCTGATCTCCGACGCGATCGGCGGCGCCGGCGAGATCGCCATCCTGTCGGCCACGGCCAACGCGACCAACCAGAACGCCTGGATCGCGATCATGAAGCAGGAGCTGGCCAAGCCGGCGTACGCCAAGATCACGCTGGACGAGATCGCCTACGGCAACGACGACGACCAGACCTCGTTCCAGAAGACGCAGGGTCTCCTCCAGGCCCACCCCGACCTCAAGGGCATCATCTCGCCGACCACGGTCGGCGTGGCCGCGGCCGCGCGCTACCTGGACTCCTCGTCGTACAAGGGAAAGGTCGCGCTGACCGGGCTCGGCACGCCCAACCAGATGCGCAAGTTCCTCCAGGACGGCACGGTCGGCTCGATCGCGCTGTGGGACCCGGCGCAGCTGGGCGCGCTGGCCACCTATGCCGCGGTCGCGCTGGCCTCCGGCCAGATCACCGGCAAGCAGGGCGAGAAGTTCAAGGCCGGTGAGCTCGGGGAGTACACCGTCGGGGCGAACGGCGAGGTGGTGCTGGGCCCGCCGCTGACGTTCACCAAGGACAACGTGGACAAGTACAACTTCTGA
- the rhaI gene encoding L-rhamnose isomerase → MKAQLRRHRIETPSWAYGNSGTRFKVYAQAGVPRTPQEKIADAAKVHELTGVAPSIALHIPWDRVDDYPALARFATDHGIAVGAINPNVFQEDDYRLGSVCNPDPKIRRKAIDHLLECVDIGIRTGSSILSLWFADGTNYPGQDSIRARQDRLADALSEVYGQLPGDMRMLVEYKLFEPSFYTMDLPDWGTSFAHCVNLGPQAQVLVDTGHHAPGTNIEFIVAVLRRAGKLGGFHFNSRFYADDDLMVGAADPFQLFRIMHEIVAADALAPEAGVAFMLDQCHNIEAKVPAMIRSVLNVQEATAKALLVDQEALAAAQAAGDVLAANAVLMDAYNTDVRPLLAELRAEDGLDPDPIGAYRRSGYQEKIEAERVGGSAMGWGA, encoded by the coding sequence GTGAAGGCGCAGCTGCGCAGGCACCGGATCGAGACGCCGTCGTGGGCGTACGGCAACTCGGGCACCCGGTTCAAGGTCTACGCCCAGGCGGGCGTGCCGCGCACGCCGCAGGAGAAGATCGCCGACGCGGCCAAGGTGCACGAGCTGACCGGCGTCGCGCCGAGCATCGCCCTGCACATCCCATGGGACCGCGTCGACGACTATCCGGCGCTGGCCCGGTTCGCCACCGATCACGGCATTGCTGTCGGGGCCATCAACCCCAACGTGTTCCAGGAGGACGACTACCGGCTGGGCAGCGTCTGCAACCCCGATCCCAAGATCCGCCGCAAGGCGATCGACCATCTCCTGGAGTGCGTCGACATCGGCATTCGGACGGGGTCGTCGATCCTCTCGCTGTGGTTCGCCGACGGCACCAACTATCCCGGCCAGGACTCGATCCGGGCCCGGCAGGACCGGCTGGCCGACGCACTGTCCGAAGTGTACGGTCAGCTGCCCGGCGACATGCGGATGCTGGTGGAGTACAAGCTGTTCGAGCCCAGCTTCTACACCATGGACCTGCCGGACTGGGGCACCTCGTTCGCGCACTGCGTGAACCTGGGGCCCCAGGCGCAGGTTCTGGTGGACACCGGACACCACGCGCCCGGCACCAACATCGAGTTCATCGTGGCGGTGCTGCGGCGGGCCGGCAAGCTCGGCGGTTTCCACTTCAACAGCCGGTTCTACGCCGACGACGACCTGATGGTCGGGGCGGCGGATCCGTTCCAGCTGTTCCGGATCATGCACGAGATCGTGGCCGCGGACGCGTTGGCGCCCGAGGCCGGGGTGGCGTTCATGCTCGACCAGTGCCACAACATCGAGGCCAAGGTGCCGGCGATGATCCGGTCCGTGCTCAACGTGCAGGAGGCCACGGCCAAGGCGCTGCTGGTCGACCAGGAGGCGTTGGCTGCCGCGCAGGCGGCCGGCGATGTGTTGGCGGCCAACGCGGTGCTGATGGACGCCTACAACACCGACGTCCGGCCGCTGCTGGCCGAGCTTCGGGCCGAGGACGGGCTCGACCCGGATCCGATCGGGGCCTATCGCCGGTCGGGCTATCAGGAGAAGATCGAGGCCGAGCGGGTGGGCGGCTCGGCGATGGGATGGGGCGCGTGA
- a CDS encoding rhamnulokinase: protein MTSYAAVDLGASSGRVMLGRVEADTLSLQEVSRFSYRPTVRDGALRWDAALLRRSVEDGLRGLDVRSVGIDSWAVDYGLLDSSGELLADPVCYRDSRTDGIVDQVLGVVPAHELYGLTGIQILPINTLFQLVADPLAQRASHLLLIPDLVAYWLTGELGAEHTNASTTQLLDVHTGQWATGLLSRLGLPTSIFPPLRQPGSPIGGNLVTVGSHDTASAVHAIPASTDRFGYISCGTWSLVGVELDRPVLTADSLAANFTNEAGVGGTVRFLRNVMGLWLLEESLRVWGVDRDPLLRAAASLPRRSIIDPNAPEFLPPGDMPARIIAACRDSGQPIPVDPPEIVRCILDSLASAYRSTLLDAQRLSGKEIDVVHLVGGGSRNSLLCQLTADACRLPVLAGPVEATALGNLLVQAAVPNPHHLVAATQEIRRYDPTG, encoded by the coding sequence ATGACTTCCTACGCCGCCGTCGACCTCGGCGCGTCCAGCGGCCGTGTCATGCTCGGTCGCGTCGAGGCCGACACCTTGTCCTTGCAGGAGGTTTCCCGCTTCTCCTACCGTCCCACCGTCCGCGACGGCGCTCTGCGTTGGGACGCTGCCCTGCTTCGTCGTTCCGTGGAGGATGGCTTGCGGGGCTTGGACGTTCGCAGCGTAGGCATCGATTCTTGGGCCGTCGACTACGGCCTGCTCGACTCTTCCGGCGAACTGCTCGCCGATCCCGTCTGCTACCGCGATTCCCGTACCGACGGCATTGTCGATCAGGTCCTTGGCGTTGTCCCGGCTCATGAGCTCTACGGCCTCACCGGCATCCAGATCCTGCCCATCAACACCTTGTTCCAGCTCGTGGCCGATCCTTTGGCACAGCGGGCTTCCCACCTCCTGCTCATCCCCGACCTCGTCGCCTACTGGCTCACCGGCGAGCTCGGGGCCGAGCACACCAATGCCTCCACCACCCAGCTGCTCGATGTCCACACCGGACAGTGGGCCACCGGTTTGCTCTCCCGCCTCGGTCTCCCCACCTCCATCTTTCCTCCGCTGCGCCAGCCGGGTTCTCCCATCGGCGGCAACCTCGTCACCGTCGGCTCCCACGACACCGCCTCCGCCGTACACGCCATTCCCGCTTCGACCGACCGCTTCGGCTACATCTCCTGCGGCACTTGGTCTCTCGTCGGCGTCGAGCTGGACCGTCCCGTCCTCACCGCTGACAGTCTCGCCGCCAACTTCACCAACGAGGCCGGCGTCGGCGGCACCGTCCGTTTCCTCCGCAACGTCATGGGCCTGTGGCTCCTCGAGGAGTCCCTCCGCGTCTGGGGCGTCGACCGGGATCCTCTGCTCCGCGCTGCTGCCTCCCTGCCTCGCCGCTCGATCATCGACCCCAACGCCCCCGAGTTCCTTCCCCCCGGCGACATGCCCGCCCGCATCATCGCCGCCTGCCGCGATTCCGGTCAGCCGATACCCGTTGACCCGCCCGAGATCGTCCGCTGCATCCTCGACAGTCTCGCCTCCGCCTACCGCTCCACCCTCCTCGACGCCCAGCGCCTCTCAGGCAAGGAGATCGACGTCGTCCACCTGGTTGGCGGCGGTTCCCGCAACTCCCTGCTCTGCCAGCTCACCGCCGACGCCTGCCGTCTCCCCGTCCTCGCCGGCCCCGTCGAGGCCACGGCCCTCGGCAACCTCCTCGTCCAGGCCGCCGTCCCCAACCCCCACCACCTCGTCGCCGCCACCCAGGAGATCCGCCGCTACGACCCGACCGGCTGA